The genomic DNA AGGTCTAAATTGGCTTCTTCTCCTGCCTGGTCTGTTTATCAGGATTATTCAACAACAATCAATAATTTTACCTATACAGGCAAAGATAAATATCAATATCAATTCAGATACAGAGTAAAAGACCTTGCAGGCAATTGGTCTGCTTTTGCAGAGGGAGGAGTAATATTAGTTGACATTAATGACAAACCAACAGCTACTAATCTCTCTTACACAGCATCGGATGTCTGCAATAAACCAGTGCCATTTTATACATTCAACTGGACATACTCGGATCCGGATAAAGACAAGCAATCCAGATACATATTACAGATAGACAATAATTCGGATTTCTCCTCTCCACAGGTAAATATGGATATCACTGGCTTATCAGACCCAAGTCCATCAATAGACAGCCAGTCAATTATTGTTGCCACTCAGCCGAGCTTGAATCAGCTTGGATTTAATACTACATATTATTGGAGAGTGAGAGTATATGATGAACATAGTTTGCCATCTAATTGGACTAATGGTATACCATTTTCATTAACCACTCCTGTTCATCATTATCCGTCCTGCGATTTTACTTGGATTCCAAACTATCCTAATACCGGGGAAGCAGTAAGTTTTACTGATACTTCCAGATGCTGGGATGAAAACCCGGTTAATGGCAGCGATTGTTCAATTATCAAAGGCGATACTTATTTATGGACAATTACATCAGGAGATCCATCAACATCAGTGTTGGAAAATCCTTCAACATCATTTTCATCTATAGGGAAGTACGATGTTATTCTACGGGTTACTGATTCAGACGGATATACCTGCTCCATAACCAAATCAGTTAGAGTTAATTACCCTTTGCCAAAGTGGAAAGAGATTTTGCCGTGGTAATATGCTATAATTAAATTATGGGATTATTTGGAAACAAACCAAAATCGATTTTGGGTATTGATATTGGCACCTCTTCTATAAAAGTGGTACAATTAAGGAAGAGTGAGGATAAATTTAAATTGGAAACCTACGGGGAAATTTCCAGTATTGATTATACGGAGAAACCTGGCGATTCTCAGGAAACGATTACCCGTGAAATGCTGAAAATTGCTTTGGAAAAATCAAACGTAAACACAAAACAAGTAGTGATGGCGATTCCGATTTTTTCCAGCTTCACCAGTATAATTGAAATGCCGGAAATGGCGCCGGAAGAACTTGAAAAAAGCATTGAATTTGAAGCGCGAAAATACATTCCTATTCCTTTGACCGAAGTTGTGCTTGATTGGAAAATTATAGATTCAGGGACATTTAAAGGTAAAAGAGTTCTTTTGATTGCGGTGCCGAAAGATGTGGCGAACAAATATACCAGGATTGCCGATGCCTTGAATTTAAAAATAAATGCTCTGGAATTGGAAAGTTTCAGTTTTATCCGCTCTCTGGCTTACAAAGAAACCAAACCGATTTGCGTTTTAGATATCGGCGCCAGAGCTACTTCTTCCACTATTATTGACAACGGAATAGTTCAAATGAGCCATGGACTGGATATTGCTGGAGCGGAAATGACTAGGACCCTTGCTTCAAGCTTGGGAGTAGCATTCAAAAGGGCCGAAGGATTTAAACTTACACACGGCATTGACCACGGCAATCCGGAAGAAAAAGATGAAACTAGAGAAGCGCTGATTACATTGGTAGATGAAATAATTAATGGAAGCAAACAGATAATTAGCAACTTTCAGGCAAAAACCGGAAAGAAAATAGAAAAATTAATCCTAAACGGAGGCTCGGCGCAAATGGAAGGACTTAGGGAATATGTGGAGAAAAAATTAGAAATTAAAACCTTTATTGCCGATCCATGGTCAAGAGTGATTTATCCTGCAAAACTTGAGAAAGCCATTAAAGAGATAGGTCCCGAATTCTCAGTGGCAATCGGCTCAGCCATGAGGGAAGAATAAATTATGATTGATATTAATTTAATTCCAAAAGAATATAAGAAGAGAGGAATATCTTTAGCCGGAATACTCTCAAAAACAGGAGGAATAATCCTTGGTTTATTAATTTTAAGTCTGCTTACTTATGGCGGACTTTTCTTTTATCAAAAAAGTGTTAAAGACGAATTAAAAGGCATAATACAGGAGATAACTAATTTAGAATCAAAAAGAGATTCTGTAAAAGAAGAATTGATTGTGGGGGCTGATAAAAAGCTGGATATTGTGGAGAATTTATTCAAGGAGCATCTTTATTGGTCTAAATTATTTTCAAAAATAGAGGAATTAATTGATATAAATGTCTATTTTTCAGAATCGAAATTCAGTTTTGAAAACGAAAAAGTAAATATTCTTCTGGCCGGAAGCGCCAGAAGTTATACTGCTCTGGCTCAGCAAATGGTGAGTTTTAAAGAAGATCCTTTGGTTGAAAAAGTTGCGGTTTCTGATATCGCTTTAAGCGAAATCGGAGGAGTCAAATTTAATTTATCAATTACTTTCTCGAAAGAGATTTTATTAAGCGAGACAAAAGAAAATAAATGACTAAGAATATAATTATTATTGTTTTAATACTGGGTTTTATAGGAATTGTTGTTTTACTGGACATTCCAAAAGTTCAAGGTATTTTCGATTTAAAAAATCAAATTAAAGAACAGCGAAAAGTATTAGAAGGAAAACAATACCTTATTAGCATTGTGGAAAAATTAAGGGATACCTATGAGAACAACAAGGAAAATCTGAATAAATTGGAATATATTATGCCAGGAGAGCAGGAAGTTCCTAATCTGATTGTTCAACTGGAAGTGATTGCTGTAAAGGGAGGATTAATTTTAGGGGAAATCGGATTTAAGGTCGAAGACAAAAACGCCGAAACAAATCAGGATTATAAATCTTTGACTGTTAATATAAATCTGGTTGGAGATTACGCGGCATTTGAAAGATTTCTCAGTGCAGTTGAAGAAAACATTCGCTTAATGGATGTTGAATCAATAAATTTTATTGTTCAATCAGAAACAGCATCCCTTTTTAATTTTAATGTAGTTTTTAAGGTTTATTATCAATAAAAATTATGGAAATTAAGTCATTAGAACAAAAGAAAAGGCAAAAAACATTGATGATTATTGTTTTGGTAATAGTGGTGGTGGCTTTTTTGGTTTTGTATTTTGGATTTATTAACAAAGGGACAGAGGTTTCAATAGATAATACTCTCCAGCCGGGAGCCGATCAGCTTAATCCAGCTGCCACAGTTTTAGAGGAGAAATTAAAGAATGTTGATTTGAATACTGATTTTTTGATTAATAAAATATTGTCTGTTTTAAAAACTAATGGCGAGATGCCGGTAAAAAAGGGAGTTACTGGTAGGCCCAATCCATTCGCTCAATAATTTATAAATATGTCCAAACAAAAAACTTTTTCAGATTTTTTGATTGACAAAAAATTGATTGATCCAGCTGTTTTAAATAGCTTGGAGAAAGAAGCTGTGGAAACGAATAAGAATCTGGAAGAAATTATTTTAGGAAGAGAACTGATTAACGAAACAAAATTTTACGAACTTAAAAGTCAATTTTTAAAAGTTCCTTTTAAGGATTTGACTGATTATAAAGTTGAGCCAGAAATTTTTAAAATCGTTCCATTAGAAACTGTCCAGCATTACCGCTTTGTTCCCATTAGTGTTGATACAAAGAAAAAAATATTAGAAGCAGGTATGCTTAATCCGGATAATATTGACGCTAAAGAGGCATTAAAGTTCGTTGCCCACCGCAATAATTTAACGCCCAAAATTTTTATTATTACTCTCACCGATTTTAAGAATATCCTTAAAGAATATTCAAGTTTGAAGGGCGAAGTTAAGGAAGCATTAGATGAGCTTAAAAAGGAAATAGAAGAAGAGAAAAAAAATGTTCCTGAAAAAACCGGAAAAGAAGAAATAGAAAAAATCGCTGAAGATGCGCCAATTACCAGAGTCGTGGCGCTGATTATTAAGCATGCAATTGAACAAAGGGCGTCAGATATCCATATTGAGCCAGAAGAAAAATCAACCAGAGTCCGTTTTAGGGTAGATGGAGTCTTAAAGATTAACCTGATTTTGCCTTTGCGCATTCATCTAGCTATTATTTCAAGGATAAAAATTCTTTCCAATCTAAAAATAGACGAAACCAGAAAACCGCAGGATGGAAGATTTTTTACCGAAACTATGGGGAAGAAAATTGATTTCCGTATTTCTACTCTGCCTACTTATGCTGGGGAAAAAGTGGTGATGAGAATCCTTGATCCTACAGTGGGATTGAAAAGCTTGGCGGATTTAGGCCTTGAGGACAGAAATTTGGAAATTATTAATAGGTCAATTAAGAAACCGAATGGATTAATTCTCGTAACTGGTCCGACTGGCTCCGGAAAAACAACCACTCTTTACAGTATTTTGCATCTTTTAAATCAGGAAGGAGTGAATATTATTAGTTTAGAAGATCCTATTGAATATTATATTGACGGTATAAGCCAGTCCCAGGTTAGGCCGGAAATCGGTTATACTTTTGCCAATGGCCTCCGTTCTATTTTGCGCCAGGACCCCGATAAAATCATGGTCGGAGAAATTCGCGATGGTGAAACAGCAGCTCTGGCAGTCCATGCAGCCCTGACAGGACATTTGGTTCTGGCGACTTTGCATACCAATGATGCTATGGGTGTGATTCCGCGCTTGATTGATATGGGAGTTGACCGCTACCTGATTCCGCCGACCCTGATTGTAGCCATAGCTCAAAGATTGGTTCAAAGATTATGCCCAGAAAGCAGGAAAGAAGTTAAGCCGTCAGCAGATATTATGGGATTGATAGATGAAGAACTCTCAGGCGTCAATGTAGAAACTTTAAAACGATTTAACATTAAAAAACCCTATACTCTTTACGAACCTCAGCTTTCCAAAGAATGTCCCAGGGGGACGAAGGGTCGAGTTGGAGTTTTTGAGATAATAGAAATGACTAGCCAGCTGGAAGAAATTATTTTAAAAGACCCGTCTGAAACCAAGATTAGAGAAGAGGCAAAAAGACAAGGCATGACTACTATGCTTCAGGATGGAGTCATAAAAGCACTCAGAGGATTAGTTGGTTTAGAAGAAGTGAGAAGAGAGGTTGAGGATTAAAATTTATGAAAGATTACAAACCACAACTCGACGAATTGTTGCAGGCAGCAGGAAAACATAGTGCCTCGGATATTCATATTTCTGTAGGTAGGTATCCGACTTTGAGAATTGACGGCCGGCTAGTAGCTTTAGATAAATATCCTGTTTTGACTGGTGAAAATACAGAGGGGCTAATTTATACTTTACTTTCTGAACAACATAAGCAAACCCTGCTAGAGAAAAAAGAAGTTGATTTTTCCTATAATTATGAAGATAAGGCCCGTTTCAGAATAAATGCATATTTTCAAAGAGGGTATCTTTCAGCTGCCTTGCGATTTTTCCCGCCAGAAATAAGGACAATAAAACAATTAAATCTTCCTCCGATTTTAGAAACATTTGTTAAATTATCACAGGGATTATTTTTGGTGACCGGTCCTTCGGGGCATGGCAAAACCACAACTCTGGCTGCTTTGATTGATTTAATAAACCATACCCAGACAAAACATATTATTACCATTGAAGATCCGATTGAATATATGCTTGAGCAAGATAAAAGCATCATTGACCAAAGAGAGGTAGGCAATGATACATTAAACTTTAAAAGAGCTTTGCGCGCTGCCTTAAGGCAGGATCCTGATGTGATAATGATAGGAGAAATGCGGGACCTGGAAACAATTTCAACAGCATTAACTGCGGCTGAAACTGGGCATTTGGTTTTGGCAACTTTACATACTAACAGCGTTTCCCAAACCATTGACAGGATAATTGACAGTTTCCCGCCTAGGGCCGAGAAGCAAGTAAGAACCCAGCTGGCTTCTGTGCTTATAGGCGTTGCTTCCCAGCGTTTGATACCGAAGCCCGGCGGAGGAAGAATACCGGCAGTAGAGGTAATGATAGCCAATCCTGCAATTCGCAATTTAATTCGTGAAGATAAAGTTTTCCAGATAGATTTAGTAATAGAAACCAGCGTCGAGGAAAAAATGATTTCTTTAAACAGATCTTTGGCAGATTTAGTTCACAAAGGAATGATTTCCATGGAAGACGCAGAAACATATTCTCTGAACCGGTCAGATTTAAAGATGTTGCTAGGAGCATAATTTATTATGAAATTTAATTATCAAGCCAGAACCAAGGAAGAGAAAACCCAAACTGGAATAATTGAAGCGGGAAGCAGGGAGTCAGCCATTGAAATTCTTCAGCGGCTTGATTTGGTTGTAATTTTTTTGGAGAAAACCTCTGCCATTCCTTTTTATGCCCGTACATTAAAAATTTTCCAAAAAGTAAAAGTAAAAGAACTGACACTTTTCTACCGCCAGTTGTCAATTCTTTTTGAAGCAAATGTTTCACCACTAGATTCTCTGGGGATTCTGGCTAAACAAATTATCAATCCGCTTTTTAAAGAGGTGATATTGCAGGTGGAAGGTGATGTTAAGGGGGGAGAATCGCTGTCCCAGGCATTGGGAAAACATCCGAAAGTTTTTTTCTCTTTTTATGTGAATGTAGTGAAAGCTGGCGAAGCAACAGGAAATCTGTCCGATGTTTTAAAATATCTGGCTGACCATGCTGAAAGGGAATACAATTTAACCAGTAAAGTAAAAGGAGCATTTACTTATCCCATAGCGATATTTGCTATGTTTTTGGTGGTTGGGACTTTAATGATGATTTTCGTTGTCCCTCAGCTGACATCAATGATTCAGGAATTGGGGCAAGAGCTGCCTATGCCGACTAGGGTTTTAATTTTCGTGAGCAACATACTACGTTCTTGGCTTTGGCTTGTTGTTTTGATTATCATTGGTTTGGTTGTAGCAATAGGGAGGTTTGTAAGGACGCCAAATGGTCGTTTTATTCTTGATACTGCAAAATTAAAAATCCCGATTTTTGGCGAACTTTTTAAGAAAATATATTTGGCAAGATTTTCAGAAAATTTAAGAACTCTTTTAAAGGGAGGAATTTCCATATTAAAAGCATTAGAGATTACCGGAGCGGTTATCGGAAACAAAATTTACGAAAACATAATTAAAGAAGCCAGAGAAAAAGTGAGAATCGGAGAAACGATAAGTATTGCTTTATCAAATTATCCAAAAGAAATTCCTCCGATGGTTACGCAAATGGTTTCAGTGGGAGAAAAGACAGCTCAATTGGATATTATTTTGGATAAGGTTGCCAATTTTTACCAGCAGGATGTTGATAGGATGGTTAACAACATGACTCAGCTTATTGAACCGATAATGATTTTAATTTTAGGCGGCGGCGTAGGATTTTTAATTACCTCAATTTTGATGCCCATTTATAACATGACATCGGGAATGTGATATAATATAATTAAGAAGAAAAGGTCGATTAAAAACGATAAAGTAACAAATTACTTCTATGAGAAAATCTAAAGGTTTTACCCTAATCGAACTTTTGGTTGTTATTGCTATTATCGGTATTTTATCAACCATTGTTTTGGTATCATTGAATTCTGCTAGGCAGAAGGCCAGAGATACTCGTAGGCTTGGCGACATAAGACAAGTGGCATTGGCTTTGGAAATGTATTACGATGATAATGCTTCTTATCCTTCTGTAACCGGCTGTACAGCAGCCAATTGGACCGGGACCCTGGCAACAGCCATTCGGACGGGCGGTTATATGACTGCACTTCCAATTGATCCGCTGAATTCCGGCAACAATGTTTATATGTTCGGCAGCATTGGCACAAATTACGCATTAAAAGCAACACTGGAAAATAATAATGTCGCCTTAAAAGCCGATGTTGACGGTACGGCCATATCCTGTACTTGCAATGATTCGATACCGCCATATTATTATTGCATCCAGCCATAATTTATGTTTTAGCTTAACAAACACATTCTGGTTCGATGTTACATCGGACCAGAGAAGTTTGCTAAGCTAATTTTGTAAAATGGTATTATTTTATATTTTGATTTTTGTTTTTGGGGCAATTATTGGCAGTTTTTTGAATGTTATTATTTGCAGATTGAATACAGGAGAATCAATTTTAAAAAATCGCTCCCATTGTCCTTTCTGCAATAAAAAATTGGTCTGGTACGAATTGATTCCAATCATAAGTTTTATTATTCAGTTGGGAAAATGCCAGAATTGCCACAAAAAAATTTCCTGGCAATATCCATTAGTGGAATTTTTTACAGGAATAATTTTTTTCTCAATACTTATTACTCAATATTCGTTACTTAATACTTTGTTCTTGCTTCTTATTTCATGTTTTTTAATAATTATTTTTGTTTACGACTTTAAGCATTATCTGGTTGCTGATATAATCATCTATCCAGCTATCATTGTCGCCTTTTTATACCAGCTCCAATTTCCAATTTCCAATTTCCAATTTCCAATTTTCAATTATTTGTTAGCCGGACTAATAGCTGGGGGATTTTTTCTGGCAATTGTTCTGATTTCTAAGGGTAAATGGATGGGGGTAGGCGATGTTAAAATCGGGGTTTTAATGGGATTGATTTTCGGGATGCCATGGGTGTTTATTGCTTTATCTCTGGCATTTTTCATTGGGGCCATTGTTTCTGTGGCATTATTGGCGCTTAAAAAGAAGACGCTTCAATCAGAGATTCCTTTTGGTCCATTTTTGGTTCTCGCTACTTTTGTCGTTATTTTTTGGGGAGATATTTTATTAAATTGGTATTTGAATCTATTTTAATTTATGAAAAGATTTAAAGGCTATGCCTACCGGCAGGCAGGATTTACGCTTATTGAGGTATTGGTAATAATGTTTATTATTTCCACGCTTTCCACTGTGCTTGTGGTTAATTGGCGTAAGAATGAAAAGCGTTATCAGCTTCAGCGTTCAGCCCAGACAGTTGTTCAAAACTTCAGAAAAGTTCAAAGTATGTCTTTGGCAGGCAAGAATTTGTGTGATCAGGACTCTCCTTGCATCCCTCGGAATTATGGAGTTCATTTTGGGAAAACCACTTTAACCTCTTATGTCATTTTTGCCGATAAAAATAACAATGGTAAATATGCCAGCGCAGTGGAGACCAATGAACATATAGAAACAATCTATCTTGAGTCCGGCATAGAACTTTCGTTATCTGTGGACTTAGATGTTGTTTTCTCGGTTCCGGACGGATTCGTTATGATTAATGCGAAACCGCTGACTACTGAAGCATCTCTGACTATTAAGCGAAGCGGAACAACTTGCCCTTCTTCTAACTGTAAGATCATAATAATAAAGAAAAGTGGCCAAATAACAATACAATGAGAAAAATCATATTTGCCAATAAACGAGGTTTTACATTAATGGAAGTGATTGTTGCTGTGGCAATAATTATTACTGCATTGATTTCCTCGTTAGCATTAATCACTAGCAGTATTTCGAGCATCAGAGAAAATAAGTCAAAAATTATCGCAACAGGCCTTGCCCAAGAGGGCTTGGAAGTTGTTAGAAATATCAGAGACAATAATTGGCTTATTTATAAAAGAAAAGCTAATGACTGGAGAGACGGATTGTCAGCAGGAAATTATCGGGTTCAATTTGATCAAGAGAGTTTGCTTTCATTTAGTTCGGTGCCTTTAAAAATAAATACCACAGATGGACGTTATCAGTATTCCAATGGGAATAATACTATTTATTACAGAAAAATAATAATTCAGGATATAGACGTTGACCAATTTAAAGTAGTCGCTGAAATCAGTTGGCGAGAGGCGGGAAGAGATAATTTAATCAGCGCCGAAACCAGATTTTATAATTGGTTAAAAGAAGAGTGATATGAAAAAGGCCATGCCTGCCGGCAGGCAGGGTTTTACATTAATAGAGCTTCTTGTTTCGATGTCCATATTCATAATAGTGATTATGGTAGTTTTGGGTTTGTTTTCTGCAGCTATAAAAGCGCAGAGAAAAGCATTTGCTATGCAAGACGCCCAAGAAAATGCTAGATTTTTAATGGAATTTATGGCTAAAGAAGTAAGGATGAGTGTAATTACTAGTAGTAATGGAACTTCACCCAATTTGACGCTTACGCGCTCTGACGGCGATAGTGTTACTTATAGTATCAGTAGTAATAAAATTTACAGAAATAGTATTCAGGTAAGTTCTGATGAAGTTTATATTTCCGGAACTTTTTACACAGAAGGAGTTGGTTCTGAAGACGGCTTACAGCCAAAACTGACAATTGCGTTGAAGATTAAGACAACAGGCACTAAAGTCGAGGAAAGGGCCGAGATTAATATCCAAACTACTCTTTGCCAGAGAAATCTTGATTTATGAAAAAATTAAAAAATAATAAAAAAGGGGCATCACTTCTTCTTGCGCTGTTGATTATATCAGCGGTTTTAAGTATTGCTTTCGGCATTTCGGAATTAAGTTTAGGAGAAATAAAGATTTCCCGCGATGCGCCTAAATCATTAATTGCTTATTATGCTGCTGATGCCGGAATTGAATGCCAAATGTTTGCCGACAGATTAAGCAAACCTAATTGTTCAAGCGCCTGCATAGATGTTAATTCTAAAATTTGTTATAAAATAACTATTTCTGGTGTTAGCCCAAAGAGAACAATCAAATCTTCTGGCATATATCAGGATATAATAAGAGCTATCGAATTAACATATTGATAAACATGATCAAACCAATTAAGAGTATTTTAAAAATCATTAAAAAACCGATTGTGGCTGCAATTTTAGTTTCTCTGATTATTGGTTTTATTGGCGGTTTTATTGGCGGATTTTTAGGCAAAGATTTTGTTTTTGGCAACAAACAGGAAATTCCCGAAAGAGTTTTAAAAACAATTCCTGAAGTGGTTAAAGAAGTTTCACCAGCGGTAGTGAGTGTGATTATCAGTAAATATGTGCCGATTTTAGTACAGGAATATTACAATCCTTTTGGAGAAAACAGTCCTTTTAACATTATGATTCCGAGGATAGTTGAAAAAGGCAAAGAATTAAAAGAGGTCGGTGGGGGCAGTGGATTTATTGTTTCTTCTGACGGTATGATTGTGACTAATAAGCATGTGGTATTGGACGAAAAAGCCCAGTATACAGTTTTGGTCAATGACGGCAACAAGTATTCGGCCAAAGTTTTGGCCCGCGACCCAAATCAGGATATAGCAATTATAAAAATTGAGGCCAATGGCTTATCAACAGTTAATCTTGGTGATTCTGACAGTATTGAGATAGGGCAAAGCGTGATTGCCATTGGCAATGCTTTGGGTGAATTCAGAAATACAGTCAGTGTAGGAATTATTTCTGGTTTAATGAGAACCATTACTGCTGGCGGAGGCGGGTTTGAAGAAAAATTGGAAGAAGTTATTCAGACAGATGCAGCAATTAATCTGGGAAATTCCGGCGGGCCATTGCTCAATCTTTTTGGCGAAGTAATCGGAATGAATACTGCTATGGCGACTGATGCGGAAAATATCGCTTTTGCAATTCCAGTAAACAAAATCAAGAAAGATATCTCAGACGTAGAAGCCACAGGAAAAATCAATAGTGAAAACAAAACAGAATAAATCAGTGTTTATGTTTATTGTTTATGTTTATTGCGGTTTATTACATTTATATATCCTGTATTTGTATACATTTCTTCACGATCGAGAAAAAGTGTATATTTTTTTAAAATAATATGTTATGATGTATTTATGAAATATAAATTACCGTTTACTGAAAAATTACTTTGGGATTTATATAATTTCAGCCATAAGACAGGAAGATTAATACTTAAAGCGCTTCCTAAAAAACATGGGTTGCCTTTTTCTAGTTTTAATATATTTAGAGATGAATGGACGAGTGAAAATAAGAATAAATATCTAAGAAAACAAAGTAGGAAAAAATTTGCCCTTTTAGTTTATCGACTTAAAAAGCAAGGGTATCTAAAAAAATTAAAAATTAAAGATAATTCAGCAATTGCGATTACTCAACAAGGACTAGATAAGATTTTAAGGATTAATTTTAAATTAATGGATAAAAAAATCAGAAAAGATAATAAGTGGCAGATGGTTTTATTTGATATCCCTGAGGATAAGAGAAGAGGTAGGGATTTGTTTAGAAATGAATTAAAGTATCTAGGGTATAAAATGCTTCAAAAAAGTATTTGGGTTTGCCCATATGACACATTAAAAGAAACTAAGGATTTGATTAAAAGATATAATTTAGGAATTTGGGTAGAATTGCTTTTAGTTAATAAAATTGGGTTAAAGTAGTTTGGATATTAATTTAATGTGTGAATTATATATACAGATTCTTACGATCGCGAAAATTTGTATATAATGAATATTGTTTTTTATTGTTGTTTTTCGGTCAATTTTTCTTGACAAGATTTTTATTTGGGCGCATAATACCAATATACCCTAAAAGGGTACGCAATTCCGCAAGGAATATGCACTTTATAAAAAAAAGGAGGAACAACTATAATGAGTAGAACAACCTTTTCCATTCCAGGATGGTATGTGGAGTTTCGGTCCAGCGTATTGCGGCAATTGCCGCGGCCAGGAGATGGTCTCCAAAACATCGACCAGATTACAGCAGGGGGCTGGGTTAAAAATCAGGCAGCTTTGAAAAATGTGTTGGCTCAAACTCTGATTCCGCCAAAATCTGTGTCTCCGGAGAAGTTCGGCCTGTTCATTGATCTCGGCATTATCACGGTGCCGGACAACTATGTTCACGATACCCAACTGGCCTCGTTTGAGAAAAAGAACCACGACAAGTTCCGTTTCTACGACGATGACATTACCGACAAGAATTTCGCCAAGGTTACGACAAAACTCGTGCCTGGCCAAAAGTTTCACGTCAAGGTCTT from Patescibacteria group bacterium includes the following:
- a CDS encoding prepilin-type N-terminal cleavage/methylation domain-containing protein, producing the protein MKKAMPAGRQGFTLIELLVSMSIFIIVIMVVLGLFSAAIKAQRKAFAMQDAQENARFLMEFMAKEVRMSVITSSNGTSPNLTLTRSDGDSVTYSISSNKIYRNSIQVSSDEVYISGTFYTEGVGSEDGLQPKLTIALKIKTTGTKVEERAEINIQTTLCQRNLDL
- a CDS encoding type II secretion system GspH family protein; the encoded protein is MRKIIFANKRGFTLMEVIVAVAIIITALISSLALITSSISSIRENKSKIIATGLAQEGLEVVRNIRDNNWLIYKRKANDWRDGLSAGNYRVQFDQESLLSFSSVPLKINTTDGRYQYSNGNNTIYYRKIIIQDIDVDQFKVVAEISWREAGRDNLISAETRFYNWLKEE
- a CDS encoding trypsin-like peptidase domain-containing protein, translating into MIKPIKSILKIIKKPIVAAILVSLIIGFIGGFIGGFLGKDFVFGNKQEIPERVLKTIPEVVKEVSPAVVSVIISKYVPILVQEYYNPFGENSPFNIMIPRIVEKGKELKEVGGGSGFIVSSDGMIVTNKHVVLDEKAQYTVLVNDGNKYSAKVLARDPNQDIAIIKIEANGLSTVNLGDSDSIEIGQSVIAIGNALGEFRNTVSVGIISGLMRTITAGGGGFEEKLEEVIQTDAAINLGNSGGPLLNLFGEVIGMNTAMATDAENIAFAIPVNKIKKDISDVEATGKINSENKTE
- the cas2 gene encoding CRISPR-associated endonuclease Cas2, producing the protein MKYKLPFTEKLLWDLYNFSHKTGRLILKALPKKHGLPFSSFNIFRDEWTSENKNKYLRKQSRKKFALLVYRLKKQGYLKKLKIKDNSAIAITQQGLDKILRINFKLMDKKIRKDNKWQMVLFDIPEDKRRGRDLFRNELKYLGYKMLQKSIWVCPYDTLKETKDLIKRYNLGIWVELLLVNKIGLK
- a CDS encoding type II secretion system GspH family protein encodes the protein MKRFKGYAYRQAGFTLIEVLVIMFIISTLSTVLVVNWRKNEKRYQLQRSAQTVVQNFRKVQSMSLAGKNLCDQDSPCIPRNYGVHFGKTTLTSYVIFADKNNNGKYASAVETNEHIETIYLESGIELSLSVDLDVVFSVPDGFVMINAKPLTTEASLTIKRSGTTCPSSNCKIIIIKKSGQITIQ